In the Flavobacterium pallidum genome, one interval contains:
- a CDS encoding alpha-ketoacid dehydrogenase subunit alpha/beta: MNFDRKSLTDDTLIDLYKRILKPRLIEEKMLILIRQGKVSKWFSGIGQEAIACGITAVLDKDEYILPMHRNLGVFTGRDIPLHRLFSQWQGKANGFTKGRDRSFHFGTQEFNIVGMISHLGPQLGVADGIALANKLKKNGKITAVFTGEGATSEGDFHEALNIASVWELPVMFVIENNGYGLSTPTNEQYRCENLADKGIGYGMESHIIDGNNILEVYNKLSELKAEMVANPKPVLLEFKTFRMRGHEEASGTKYVPQELMDMWAIKDPVDNYKKFLTDSGVLSAEKDEEIRAAIKAEIDENWTLVQQEPEIIASYEEELNDVYKPFQYEEVTPSDKIENIRLIDAISQGLKQSMERHPNSVIMGQDIAEYGGAFKITDGFVSQFGKERVINTPICESAVVSAGMGLSINGYKAIVEMQFADFVSTGFNPIVNLLAKSHYRWLENADVVVRMPCGGGTQAGPFHSQTNEAWFTKTPGLKVVYPAFPYDAKGLLNTAINDPNPVMFFEHKQLYRSVYQDVPSDYYTLPFGKAALLNEGKDVTIISFGAGVHWALETLKNNPEISADLLDLRTLQPLDTEAIFASAKKTGKVILLQEDSMFGGVASDISAMIMENCFEYLDGPVKRVSSLDSPIPFTKALEDQYLSKGRFEASLKELLAY, from the coding sequence ATGAATTTCGACAGAAAAAGCCTCACCGACGATACGTTAATCGATCTTTATAAAAGAATCCTCAAGCCCCGCCTAATTGAAGAAAAAATGCTGATCCTGATCCGTCAGGGGAAAGTATCGAAATGGTTTTCCGGAATCGGGCAGGAAGCGATCGCCTGCGGCATAACGGCAGTGCTGGATAAAGACGAATACATCCTGCCGATGCACAGGAATCTTGGTGTTTTTACAGGACGCGATATTCCGTTGCACCGATTGTTTTCCCAATGGCAAGGCAAGGCGAATGGCTTTACGAAAGGCCGCGACCGTAGTTTTCATTTCGGTACGCAGGAGTTTAATATCGTTGGGATGATTTCGCATTTGGGTCCGCAGTTGGGTGTGGCCGATGGTATTGCTTTGGCCAATAAATTAAAGAAAAACGGCAAGATTACCGCAGTATTCACCGGGGAAGGTGCTACAAGTGAAGGTGATTTCCATGAAGCACTGAACATCGCATCAGTTTGGGAATTGCCGGTAATGTTTGTGATTGAGAATAACGGCTACGGACTTTCAACACCTACGAACGAGCAGTATCGTTGTGAAAACCTGGCTGACAAAGGCATAGGTTACGGAATGGAAAGCCATATTATTGATGGTAATAACATCCTCGAGGTTTATAATAAATTATCCGAACTGAAAGCGGAAATGGTTGCGAATCCGAAACCGGTTTTACTCGAATTCAAGACGTTCAGGATGCGCGGGCATGAAGAGGCAAGTGGCACGAAATATGTCCCTCAGGAACTGATGGATATGTGGGCTATTAAAGATCCGGTCGACAATTACAAAAAATTCCTTACTGATTCAGGAGTCCTTTCTGCTGAAAAAGACGAAGAAATCAGAGCAGCCATTAAAGCTGAAATTGATGAAAACTGGACGTTGGTACAGCAGGAGCCTGAGATTATCGCTTCATACGAAGAAGAGTTAAATGATGTTTACAAACCTTTTCAATATGAAGAAGTTACGCCTTCTGATAAAATTGAAAATATTCGTTTGATTGATGCCATTTCCCAAGGTTTAAAGCAATCGATGGAGCGCCATCCAAATTCCGTAATCATGGGGCAGGATATTGCAGAATATGGCGGTGCATTCAAGATTACGGACGGATTTGTGTCCCAGTTCGGGAAAGAGCGCGTGATCAATACACCGATCTGCGAAAGCGCAGTCGTTTCGGCAGGGATGGGATTGTCGATCAATGGTTACAAGGCGATTGTGGAAATGCAATTCGCTGATTTCGTATCAACAGGCTTTAATCCAATTGTAAATCTTTTGGCAAAATCACACTACCGCTGGCTTGAGAATGCCGATGTAGTCGTTCGTATGCCTTGTGGCGGCGGAACTCAGGCTGGGCCATTCCATTCTCAGACCAATGAAGCATGGTTTACAAAAACACCTGGATTAAAAGTCGTTTATCCAGCGTTTCCCTATGATGCAAAAGGATTGTTGAATACGGCCATCAACGATCCAAACCCGGTGATGTTTTTTGAGCACAAGCAATTGTACAGAAGCGTTTACCAGGATGTTCCTTCGGATTATTACACTTTGCCTTTTGGGAAAGCGGCATTGCTGAATGAGGGAAAAGACGTAACCATCATTTCGTTCGGGGCCGGAGTGCACTGGGCTTTGGAAACATTGAAAAATAATCCTGAAATTTCTGCCGACCTGCTCGACTTAAGGACATTACAGCCATTGGATACCGAAGCGATATTTGCCTCAGCGAAGAAAACAGGAAAAGTCATCCTCCTCCAGGAAGATTCCATGTTTGGTGGTGTTGCCAGCGATATTTCGGCGATGATTATGGAAAACTGTTTTGAATACCTTGACGGTCCGGTAAAACGCGTGTCCAGCCTTGACAGCCCGATTCCGTTTACAAAGGCTTTGGAAGATCAATATCTTTCGAAAGGAAGATTTGAAGCGTCGTTAAAGGAATTACTGGCTTATTAA
- a CDS encoding endo alpha-1,4 polygalactosaminidase, with product MKKILFFAAILLISCDDSHTDSVPEYDYKQEMRDFVIGISQYAKAENPNFAIIPQNGIELVTEDGEATGNPAAAYLNAIDGNGQEDFLYGYDADNIETPSAATIYFKSYLDVSKAAGNTVLAIDYCSTPSKMGNSYTKNNTNGYISFAAIERNLNVIPGYPVFHENAADVGQLSQAKNFLYLINAENFNSKGDFINAVKATNYDAVIMDLYFNDGTAFTAAEIQQLKEKANGGKRIVICYMSIGEAEDYRYYWQNSWLSDKPDWLTAENPDWPGNYKVKYWNADWQQIIYGNDNSYLKKILDASFDGVYLDIIDAFEYFESR from the coding sequence ATGAAAAAAATACTTTTCTTCGCCGCAATCCTTTTGATTTCCTGTGACGATTCACACACAGATTCTGTTCCCGAATATGATTACAAACAGGAAATGCGGGACTTCGTTATCGGCATCAGCCAATATGCGAAAGCGGAAAACCCCAATTTTGCCATTATTCCCCAAAACGGTATCGAACTTGTCACTGAAGACGGCGAAGCGACGGGAAATCCTGCAGCGGCTTATTTAAATGCGATTGATGGCAACGGCCAGGAAGATTTTCTTTATGGTTATGATGCCGATAATATCGAAACGCCTTCGGCTGCAACAATTTACTTTAAATCGTATCTTGACGTTTCGAAAGCTGCGGGAAATACCGTTTTAGCGATCGATTATTGCTCGACACCATCTAAAATGGGGAATTCCTATACAAAGAATAATACGAATGGTTACATCTCATTTGCTGCCATTGAAAGGAATTTAAATGTAATTCCCGGCTATCCGGTATTCCATGAAAATGCGGCTGATGTGGGGCAGTTGTCACAAGCGAAAAATTTTCTGTATTTAATCAACGCTGAAAACTTTAATTCAAAAGGGGATTTCATCAATGCTGTGAAGGCTACAAATTATGATGCTGTGATCATGGATCTGTATTTCAATGATGGTACAGCTTTCACCGCAGCTGAAATTCAGCAATTAAAGGAAAAGGCGAATGGCGGGAAACGAATCGTAATCTGCTACATGTCGATCGGAGAAGCGGAAGACTACCGTTATTACTGGCAAAATAGCTGGCTTTCAGATAAACCGGATTGGCTTACAGCAGAAAACCCGGACTGGCCGGGTAATTATAAAGTAAAATATTGGAATGCGGATTGGCAGCAGATCATTTATGGGAATGATAATTCTTATTTAAAAAAGATCCTAGATGCCAGTTTTGATGGTGTTTACCTTGATATTATTGATGCTTTCGAATATTTTGAAAGCCGTTAA